tgcactGGTACCGAGGTACCAGCTAGATATTGAGGTCCAATGGTAACCGGTACCCTcggtgggtacacctctggttgtgcttggatgttagttggggtgaaacctggaggataaacagggtcatcgttatcctccccagcatcaactaaggggtcttttcctttgttattccctccagccaataactgctttaattggttcataacggtgttctgggattctaacatgtcctgctggattttttccagtcgttcatgcatctgatcttgcatctctcgttgcaactgttccaatctttccaacctttgatccattgcttttgtttggcgacgagtactgtagtgatatttgattagatttttgttggtttccagggtaactttcataatttaattttattagggtcattttatgaaacttactgcatatgatgtaatgcaaatgtatgagatgaatgcagaaagaggcattgattcgaattcaatttcattagaaaactaaactagaaagcaaatctctttacataaaataaattacatatacggcttcgcctttatacttaaagccttaaccttcctaagaagccaagctaaatctcgacctcggcttgattctgactcatattttaaactcaatacatcagcctgaactgctaatgtttgcaggtgatcagccacttcccgcacttgagtcacagcattgcccataacgtaatctctatctctaatctgactttgagaatgatggaattgttcttgccattgatcattactcctctcaagaagctccattcgtagctcagaattgtgtaatgcgtcctcaagctccccaatctttcctttcagttcttcgatcttatttaggctcgctcttaattcgatcatggagttgcgactacggtacgagtgaagtgacttttctagctctgccacctTAGCCTTTAATCttgccttctcatttcggcactctaacaaactcctttccaaaggttttctcgagctcgagcatcttgaaatttcttttcccactgatcggccctattcttttcctcattgatctcttgtcgccactgctctgacgttttacccaaaccgacagttctcattgacaatcgcagcttcttgtaatctgtttttagactatccaaatcctcttcagccttgttctttcccttccttaatttctcggcttctagcttgtggatatcgatgtctaatcccaaatgcattctttcttcttctagcTGTTCTATCCTCTTTTCCAACTCAGAATTTattttctcaaagtctcgtttgatgatctctaattctgacggaactacttgtagatgctcctaTATAGACTGAACAcaatcttccctcggcttagggatgttgtcattgactcttttactccaccacccataatattcgGGAGTTGTCATCGCTCCTacggtaaatcttttcattcggtgaacctgtttccaagcgttagatatttctcgaatttttctcttgtagttttcatccttataagaaaactcacattgagccagcccttgtgttgctggtatgaactgtctcgatctatattgtcttaatacgagtaaaggggcataaccgacagCTCCCTAAATTtcgagtaaagggacccagtcgaaatcaccacatcgatacaggatctcgtcgggtaccatccaaggagctttccattcaacgtcatcctcctgaagattttggagaatcgtcatccacttctcttccgtgatgtcgtctcgtcttggtgtagcaacttgttccttcaatggGGAATAGCCTTCTGAGAAGGCTCGATAagagacattttccaccttccaaaaatgactatggaaccataccaatagtagctgtgcgcatccgatgaaccttccctcccctgctcttcgacatgcgcttagagatctgaaggtttctgctaagattgccgggatgggcgtgactcctttactaagccgatcgaacaaatcagagacggcctcatctatgtgccctaaagctctagggaaaattaccaatccatagatacctagagcgaagacatccactcttttcttcacatcagggtgtgctaatactaaatctcgcaagcttttccaaggaacgcatttactgtctcctttctgttggattcgggcagcgacccactgttcgctcatccctgtaatgctcatcaatttttttaataatgtcgggacactagcagctctagaataggccttgtcaatttgaatctttggacaccgaagcaaggtcgtatattcttccacggtgggcaccaagtccacttttccaaaagtgaaacaactgtaagcaggattccaaaactgggctagggctcggaataaatgcttgtccactttgacaccaagtaggtaaggcaagtccccgtagtcacagtaaaacatctgcttggtctcatcgtcccattgatcccatatttccttcatttctcgaagatcattttggattacgctgatacgggtgaagtcccataactctgatacgtacccttctgcaagactatcgcctttctctctccacatcgtctcagcccacgctcgtacagctgcattgtcttctactttatcaagaaacctcttttccatgataagctttctatctatactgaacgtgaatcgacacctcttttgaaatgaaaatgccatgcaatcacaaacaaagcaaatcagagctaggatttaaagtaaacaataataaataaagcatctattcggtaagcactagggttTGGAATAGCTCAatctcggtgggttcttatggctcgctatatgtggtttggttctaaagtaagggtacctgaaccaacagattcctcgatcctcacccattataggctcatatggaccgagttcagttcaggggaatacatttccctatggccatgcggagatgaaaatctcacgaagacataggtacggatgtatcccggaagcgattcactatcccatgcggaggtgaaaacctcacgaaggcgtagtttctcactcccacttaaaagggtatgaccagcggtcatgcaatgcaatgtgcagaggtataaaataaaatacaaaacacgataaaaaaaatataactcaaaacaaaagagatgcaatgaaaggatcgtaaatttaaatcgaattttccactttcaacaaaaagacaagaaataatcaacacgtggcttgaccaTCTTAttgttccccagtggagtcgccaagctgttagcaccatttttttgatgaaaacggggtcgacttggattttgaaaaaaaagaatgaaaacgggagtcgccaccaatccttttttgacaaggtgtgatcgggtcacctcaaaaagtgattgtttttaataaatgatttaattttattaaaacaacgattttggtctacgaaattcagaaaaatgagttcgggagtcggttacgcacgaggaaggattagcaccctcgatacgcccaaaattggtacctagttgattaattagtgtcttagtgtcgaagataaAAATGTTTTGGAAATGTGGTTCTTTTCTAATAACGTTCGAGTGACCCGAGTTGATTgtcaaaaatcttcttgtttcgatgaccgcaaatttataatttgaaaatcacaaaaggatgcccaactatttggtccaacaaaaaaccgaaacccagcacagtagggcacgattcctcgaatttccgaacatcgaacattgcctcaccttagaaaatacgagtgaaattcTGAAGGGATCTTCAATTATTTTGAGCAAATGAAAAagcacaacccagcacgatagggctcgattctcaaatcgccaaacatcgaacatcacCTTCGTTTTTTCaaggtttttaataaacatgaatgaaaatctaaaggaatattcgattgttttgaacaaacgagaaatcacaacccagcacgatagggcatgattcccgaattgtcaaacgccgaatattgccttcgttttaaatgatttttagaaGGTATgcgtgaaattttgaagggatatttgattattttaagcaaacgagaaattgtaacccaacacgttagggcacgattccgcgaattgccaaatatcgcacatcgccttcgttttaaagaatttttaaatgattgattataaaaatagcttaaaacATATTAGTTTGACTTGAAATATGATATAAgataatatataaagtaaatttATGAAATCTTTATATACAGATAAACATTGGgtataattattgataaaaagaatgaaattaatattgtataaaaaagaagTAAACATATACgttatataaataacaaaatatatatataaaaaacataaggATAATATAAGATACAATGAATGATTTAAAAATGTTATTCACATAAATAATTTTGAaagagaatatatatacatagaaaaatatctacataaagttatatgaaaataataacatgtaccatagcaaaaataatttaatatgtgcCCTATACATGTGAAAAACGTAAGAAGTAATTATATgtcaaaatatcatttaattaaaatatgaattataggATTAacctaattttatcataaattatatacataataatttttttaaaaaaaacacaattaattaCAAACTTATTAAAATCTATATGTATAAGAATATTAAAACTTTACTAATGGatgcaaattaaatataaatacaaaatatatgtttaataataatttaaataatatactaAATACCAAGAAATAATAATTCATGGTAAGGTATTACACATATTAAATGCATTTAAAAATTAACCAATCGTAGAATTACAAGGCCAAATTAAACTTACAGTAAAAATAAGGAAGATAATTTGCAAATAAAGCaattacaaaatgaattaatgcTCAATGCACATAAATGTAGGAGGACTGAATTTGTAAATATCTCGCATCCACAATGCATTAATGAACCGCAGATCAAAATGAAATGATGCACAAATTAGCAggccaaattttaaaatacaaggtAAGCCAATTGGGCACAAATTGAAGACTCGCGCAAGAGGGAGATCTAACGTGCAAATCTGCCATTTAACAAAATGGTGCAAATCTATTTCACTTTTTTGGGCCAATGCGCAGACCTTTACTGCTATAAACAGTGCCGCGTGGCTTTGTGAAGGATTTTAAACCCTCTTTCCttcaaacataatctaatttcaaccatttttttaGAAGTAGTAGCAGCCATTAACCCCCAAATGATAGGGTTTCATTTGGCTAGCAGACGACGAGCCAATATTGGACTAATGGCCGACGACGTGCGGTCAACAACCCAACCTTTGCCTGTGAAGATTGCAATCATGGAGATCTGGTAAACCAATCCATCTcatttccctttttttaaaaaaaaaactttaaattgtGCTTTGCTtctttgaaaataaaacaaaaaacaaagaagaaaaaagttGAGAAGAACATTCGACCCTCACCTAAATCTCTTCATTTCAGAGATCATTGGGTTTTCCTTGGTGTCGAtccataaattaaaagaaatctaACAAACCAAAAATAGATCCGAAAAGAAAGAGGGAAGAAAAAACTAGAGATCACCTTTATActggattttttttgtttatgtatGTATGCAGAAACGTATATTGTGCCCAGTGAGCGTTCATCCCCCCTTTTGTGAtcgattttggctttttaaagccgatCTATAAAACATTCATTTCCTATTTTTGTTTTCGttcttttgtttattcttttcCCCATTCCTCGCATGCTTCCTTTTGCTATTGTTTTTGTCTCTGTTGCAGGTGTGTCAGGTGTGGGTGGTGCACGTGGTTGTGGGCTGATTgggcttttagggttttaatttgtttgggtttaaattttgggTCAGAGTTTGGGTTTGTAAATGGGCTGTtacttttgggtttattatttgggttattttgttggtatgggcccgggcaaaatgggctcgtACACATCCAGTATTATCTTAGGTCAAGAATTTGCATATCAATTCGGTCAAAAGTTGTATGAAATTTACAGAGCCGAAACACTTTGTCGGATCGAATCGTGTGCTACAAAAGAAAATGGTGGCAATTTGTCATCGGTTGAGTTTAAGCCCATTGATGCCATACTAATGGAAAATGATCACTATTTCCTTGGTAAGTGGTTGTGCGGCACGTACGACCCGATTCGATGTGTCGTTCTCATTCTGTGAATTTGgtgtaactttcaatgaagtcgAGAAACAAAACTTCattatgaaataatattaaatgtaTTGAGAGGTTTGTTCTTTTCGAACAGATGTCACTTCAAAGACTTCTAAaagttttagtttaaatttatgTGACGAAATCAAAACCATATAATTAATGAGAGTTTAGCCAATACAGGACCATATTACAATAGAATTTTGTCAAAtttacattgttttttttttcctatttttgtttgattgaatttgcagAAAATCAACAATGGAGTATTTTAAGCATATGAAAAGATTGGGAGAAGCTTTGTTTGAGTTGCTATCAGAGGCTCTTGGTCTTCAACCAGACCACCTTAACTCAATCGGATGTAGTAAAGGGTGTAGCATAGTGACCCACTACTATCCACCTTGCCCTCAACCTAAACTCACTTTAAGGGTAAGGAAACATGCAGACCCAGGCATATTAACAGTGCTTCTACAGAACCATATGGGCGGCCTCCAAGTCCTTCACGACGGTCAATGGTTCGACGTCCACCCCACTAGAGGCGGTTTGGTCATAAACGTCGGCGATCTTCTTCAAGTTAGCTTCAATTTACATCAACTTTATATTTAATCATCCCAATAGATTAGCCACCaactattttaatgttatttatggTAGGTTTTATCAAACGATAAGTTCAACAGTGTGAAGCATAGAGCAACTGCCAATCATGTCGGACCCAGAATTTCAGTACCATGTTTTTTCTCAGGACATGCTAGTTTACATGACAAATCATTTGGGCCAATCAAAGAGCTGATATCAGAGGCAAATCCTCCTCGATACAAAGAGTTTTTATTAAAGGAATATATTGCCAAATTTTTGTCTAGCTCGCTTGATAACAAGCCTCCTAAAGATTACTACAAGATGTGATGCTATAAACTATCAAATTGCCATCAGAATACCAAGCTGAATAAAACAATGTCTTTGATTTTGTGtgtgttttaatttgtaatagaactctatttatatatttacaaggAGAGTGGAGTTATTTATGTATTTTGTTGTATTATaaatgtgtttaaaatattttgtattttagataaattttgatacataaattatctgtatcataaatatttttatatttacaacATCAAGGTTCAAGACAACTTATAATTCCACAACTTACTTTTATTGTTATAACTTAAATCATTCTTATTAGAGACAAATTTAAGGGTGACAGGTAGGATTTTAGCCCACAAAAATGAGAATTAtacaatttaatctctttataaaaataaaattataaaaatatattttgatcatttaaaaatttataattaaatttcgaTCCTATGAACAatatttctaaattcaattctaattataaTCTCCATTAAATCTACTAATGGCAATGATTTCATCTACTTTTTCACTAATTATTCTCATCTTCAATCAATTAAATTCCTAAATATTATATTTCCCATTCAATCAAAAATTTTCTAGCTATACTTTCCACATCAATGACTTAATTCATAGTTTATGGTTCTtgactttctttttcttcttttgaccataaattttattaaaactgTAGTTATTACCtcgaataatataatatatagatCCTTGTTTATCACGTGGGATAATACAAGGATTGGATTAGTAAATTCTTGTTTTCCATTACAAAACAAGTTAGGACCAGTCACTCCTAGTTCTGCTATGACACGCAACATGTGATTTTAACTGAACATGTGTTTCAGTTATTTTACTTAACATCTCacctattaataaaattaattatatataaaatttataaattcatacttTCTCTATACCACCACCTCcatagattatttttaaaaaatttaaaataaattagacttttataaaattattaataaatttatctcttaatcatttaattttaaaaagttacaaaatgatcattaaactatttgaaaatttttatttaaataattgggTTGTTAAAATCGTTATTGTATGACCTTCTCTTTTCGCATAACGAGTACCAATATAAAGTTCTCTTTCACATTCTCAGTTCAATTTTTCTtttatgaaataactttgaaTGTTGCGGATTTACAAACTGAAATCCAAAGAGCTATCTTCTTCGATTTCTGATATTGATTGTTAGACTGACTTAAATCTAAAATATGTTATTCTATTTGTCAATGTACATTGATTCGCCGTACCAATAATCAAATAATTAGTTAGAGGTTACTAGCTggacttaaaaaaaaacacttaacacTTGAGTGACTTACACAAAAACTTTCAAACAGTTTAGTAACTTAAATGACAACTTTTTAATAATTCAgttactattttataactttttaaaattaaatgatcagAATATAAACATAACAATAGTTTAACGACCTTGGgtataatttactttttaaaattttatgaattttaataatttattaatttaaaattaaactaaataaactaaaaaaatgggTGTTCTAACACATCCAACCATTGGGGCAAGTGGAGATCGTTATCTTCAAGTAAAGTAGTATTTTAGTTCTCAGATTCCATTTTTCAAATATTGTATGAACAGAAAAAGCTACTCAATTAGCAGAGAAAATGGCAACCGAAACCTCAGTCGATTATGACAGAACCAAAGAGTTGACGCAATTCGACGACACAAAAGCTGGTGTTAAAGGACTCGTCGACGCCGGAATACTTAACATCCCCAAGATTTTCGTTCGACCAGCCGAGGACCTTGCCGCCGAAGAACTGAATTCCGGCCACAAAAACGTCGAAGTTCCGATCATAGATATAAGCAACATCGGAGACAGTATCCGGCGACAGGAGATCGTAAACGAAGTTAAGATTGCATCAGGGGAATGGGGTTTCTTCCAAGTGATAAACCATGGGATCCCATTAAGTGTTTTGGATGAAATGATTGAAGGGATACGTTTGTTTAATGAACAAGATTTAGAGTTGAAGAAAGAGTTATATAGCCGTGACAGTGCAAAGAAAGTGAAATTCCACTCAAATTTTGATCTTTATACTTCAGAAACTGTTGATTGGAGGGACACTTTGCAACTTACTTTCCTTGATTCTGACCCTGACCCTTCTCAAATGCCATCCGTCTGCAGGTAACGAAGCACTATCTTAGTTCGTTACTTCTTCGAAAGAAATTTGTTGTAAATTTGAGGCTTGTGGATCCCTTTAACATGTTCGATATTGTCATGAGTGGAGGTTCTATTTCCTGATTTCATTGAAAGCTGCGCAAGATTCACGGAATCAGAACATTTCGTTGGATCGATCTATGTACCACCAAAGAAAATGGTTACCATTTGTCGGGTAAAACTACCATAGAGAAGTTTATATTAAGGGTTAGATTGCATTTTTCCTTCCatactaaaaaaaaataaagaaattagtctttatatattcgatcaaagagtaaattggtctttctgataaaaaatttaacagaaaagattaatttattctttgatATAATGTATGGGgactaatttacccttttttgaATAGAatgggcaaaaatgtaatttaattccTAGTAAAGGATCTCTATAATCCTTTTACTCCATTTGTGGTTACTAAGGTTTGAACTCACTCCTAAAGGATGTATAGATAAAGTGGCAGCATATATGTCTATTGGTGCTATTTAGGGCTTGAGTTCAAACTTTACTATTGGCCAATAACTATATTTTCTCGATAAGCGCACAACTTAATCTAACGAAATGTTCTCATTTTATGAACCTCGTGCATCTCTTAAAGGAGTTAAGAGCCAAAACTATGGTCTTAACATATTGAaggatttctttaaaaaattgaaattttttgatAACTTTGAAATGTGTAGTCTGCTTTAGAATTGTGACCAAACCAAAACCACAAAATTAAGGGTTGTTTAGCCGATATAGAACCATAttcaatagaaaattttcaaatttacattGGGTATTTTTTGCTTGTTTAAATTTGTAGAAAATCAACAATGGAGTATTTTAAACATATGAAAAAATTGGGAGAAACATTGTTCGAGTTACTATCGGAAGCACTCGGTCTTCAAGCAGACCACCTTAACTCAGTGGGATATAGTAAAGGGTGTAGCATAGTGACCCAC
This window of the Gossypium hirsutum isolate 1008001.06 chromosome A09, Gossypium_hirsutum_v2.1, whole genome shotgun sequence genome carries:
- the LOC107928514 gene encoding 1-aminocyclopropane-1-carboxylate oxidase homolog 1-like, whose amino-acid sequence is MATETSVNYDRTKELKQFDDTKTGVKGLVDAGILNIPKIFVRPAEDLAADELNSSQKTIEVPIIDLSNIGESIRRKEIINEVKIASGEWGFFQVINHGIPLSVLDEMIEGIRSFNEQHLELKKEMYSRDSAKKVKFNSNFDLYTSKTADWRDTLQLTFLDSEPDPSQMPPVCRKSTMEYFKHMKRLGEALFELLSEALGLQPDHLNSIGCSKGCSIVTHYYPPCPQPKLTLRVRKHADPGILTVLLQNHMGGLQVLHDGQWFDVHPTRGGLVINVGDLLQVLSNDKFNSVKHRATANHVGPRISVPCFFSGHASLHDKSFGPIKELISEANPPRYKEFLLKEYIAKFLSSSLDNKPPKDYYKM
- the LOC121203209 gene encoding 1-aminocyclopropane-1-carboxylate oxidase homolog 1 isoform X3, with the protein product MATETSVDYDRTKELTQFDDTKAGVKGLVDAGILNIPKIFVRPAEDLAAEELNSGHKNVEVPIIDISNIGDSIRRQEIVNEVKIASGEWGFFQVINHGIPLSVLDEMIEGIRLFNEQDLELKKELYSRDSAKKVKFHSNFDLYTSETVDWRDTLQLTFLDSDPDPSQMPSVCRFYFLISLKAAQDSRNQNISLDRSMYHQRKWLPFVGKSTMEYFKHMKKLGETLFELLSEALGLQADHLNSVGYSKGCSIVTHYYPPCPQPELTLGVRKHADAGILTMLLQNHIGGLQVLHNGQWFDIHPTRGFIK
- the LOC121203209 gene encoding 1-aminocyclopropane-1-carboxylate oxidase homolog 1 isoform X2 — encoded protein: MATETSVDYDRTKELTQFDDTKAGVKGLVDAGILNIPKIFVRPAEDLAAEELNSGHKNVEVPIIDISNIGDSIRRQEIVNEVKIASGEWGFFQVINHGIPLSVLDEMIEGIRLFNEQDLELKKELYSRDSAKKVKFHSNFDLYTSETVDWRDTLQLTFLDSDPDPSQMPSVCRKSTMEYFKHMKKLGETLFELLSEALGLQADHLNSVGYSKGCSIVTHYYPPCPQPELTLGVRKHADAGILTMLLQNHIGGLQVLHNGQWFDIHPTRGGLVINIGDLLQVLSNDKFKSVKHRAISNHIGPRISVACFFSGHASLLDKPFGPIKKLISEANPPHYEEFLLKEYFAKFFSSSLDSKPPIDYYKL
- the LOC121203209 gene encoding 1-aminocyclopropane-1-carboxylate oxidase homolog 1 isoform X1; protein product: MATETSVDYDRTKELTQFDDTKAGVKGLVDAGILNIPKIFVRPAEDLAAEELNSGHKNVEVPIIDISNIGDSIRRQEIVNEVKIASGEWGFFQVINHGIPLSVLDEMIEGIRLFNEQDLELKKELYSRDSAKKVKFHSNFDLYTSETVDWRDTLQLTFLDSDPDPSQMPSVCRFYFLISLKAAQDSRNQNISLDRSMYHQRKWLPFVGKSTMEYFKHMKKLGETLFELLSEALGLQADHLNSVGYSKGCSIVTHYYPPCPQPELTLGVRKHADAGILTMLLQNHIGGLQVLHNGQWFDIHPTRGGLVINIGDLLQVLSNDKFKSVKHRAISNHIGPRISVACFFSGHASLLDKPFGPIKKLISEANPPHYEEFLLKEYFAKFFSSSLDSKPPIDYYKL